In Wenyingzhuangia fucanilytica, the following are encoded in one genomic region:
- a CDS encoding transglycosylase domain-containing protein codes for MRKIILLILSLFVLGLTSIAGFIGLVYIGSFGPIANKKELTEIKQAQASVVYSADGKIIGKYFHTNRTNVAYEKLPKHLINALVATEDARFYEHNGIDKIAMLRVLFKTILLGNSSSGGGSTISQQLAKNLFTRKDFGVFSMPVNKTKEAILANRLESIYTKSEILSLYFNTVPFGEGVYGIESAAQRYFSVPVNKLTLEQSAILVGMLKANTYYNPRQHPDHAFTRRNTVLFQMKKAGFLNDDEYLQHSKDSVNIQYKNLVIENPNGYFLKQVKNKAEEILEDFEKKDGSSWEIINDGLIIETTLVSALQETALETRKSHLLKLQKSMDVYWNNLKHQKNIQNTINNEWQQTKTYKRYKNAGLSDQAIKDSANTKKKRLLFNWEKNDNNYSIKDSISHYLKMINAAVYGVNTHDGAVEIYVGGNSFEYLPYNLITSERQVASTFKPIVYTAALENGQKPCDWINNEVKTYSDYDDWKPENYDHSDGGYYSMVGALAKSVNVPTVATYFDVGADKLQETANALGLEKELKRVPSTALGTTNYSLQNIVHAYIPFATRGNKIEPYYITAIKDAKGNIIYKHKANKEKKEPVLDVKTMETMQLLLKGVVDKGTAVRLKSQYGAKGDWAGKTGTSQDYSDSWFIGFNSDIIIGSWVGCKYPSIHLPSKIGGGSVAALPIVGGIISKKYDDNKINQQLSSGFPEFDEDVLSSCDCEFFREENTLEKIFDIFDKKKKRKGSFFSRLFGIGKKEDKDSIE; via the coding sequence ATGCGTAAAATTATCCTCCTTATCCTTTCTTTATTTGTTTTAGGACTAACTTCCATTGCTGGATTTATCGGTTTGGTTTACATTGGTTCTTTTGGCCCTATTGCTAATAAAAAAGAATTGACAGAAATTAAACAAGCTCAAGCCAGTGTTGTTTATAGTGCTGATGGTAAAATCATTGGTAAATATTTTCACACCAACAGAACCAATGTAGCTTATGAAAAATTACCCAAACATTTAATCAATGCTTTGGTAGCTACTGAAGATGCTCGTTTTTACGAACACAATGGTATTGATAAAATTGCCATGCTTAGGGTTTTGTTTAAAACCATTTTATTAGGAAATTCTTCGTCTGGAGGTGGGAGTACTATTTCACAGCAATTGGCAAAAAATTTATTTACTAGAAAAGATTTTGGTGTTTTTTCTATGCCTGTAAATAAGACCAAAGAAGCTATTTTAGCCAATAGATTAGAATCCATATACACCAAATCAGAAATTCTTTCATTATACTTTAATACTGTACCTTTTGGTGAAGGAGTTTATGGAATTGAATCTGCTGCACAACGTTATTTTTCAGTTCCAGTAAACAAATTAACTTTAGAGCAGTCGGCTATATTGGTTGGAATGTTAAAAGCCAATACTTATTACAACCCTAGACAACATCCAGATCATGCTTTTACAAGAAGAAACACAGTGTTGTTCCAAATGAAAAAAGCTGGATTTTTAAATGATGATGAATACCTACAACACAGTAAAGATTCTGTAAATATTCAATATAAAAACCTGGTTATAGAAAACCCTAATGGTTACTTTTTAAAACAAGTAAAAAACAAAGCCGAAGAAATTTTAGAAGATTTTGAAAAGAAAGATGGTAGTTCTTGGGAAATTATAAATGATGGATTAATTATAGAAACTACTTTGGTTTCTGCTCTACAAGAAACGGCTTTAGAAACCAGAAAATCTCATTTATTAAAGTTGCAAAAATCAATGGATGTTTATTGGAACAATCTTAAACATCAAAAAAACATTCAAAACACCATTAACAACGAATGGCAACAAACAAAAACATATAAGCGTTATAAAAACGCTGGACTAAGTGATCAAGCGATTAAAGATAGTGCCAACACAAAGAAAAAAAGATTATTGTTTAACTGGGAAAAGAATGATAACAACTATTCTATTAAAGATTCCATTAGCCATTATTTAAAAATGATTAATGCAGCAGTTTATGGAGTAAACACTCATGATGGTGCTGTAGAAATTTATGTAGGAGGAAATAGTTTTGAATATCTGCCTTACAACTTAATTACAAGTGAAAGACAAGTCGCTTCTACCTTTAAACCCATTGTATATACAGCAGCCTTAGAAAACGGACAAAAACCTTGCGATTGGATTAATAATGAAGTTAAAACCTATAGTGATTATGATGACTGGAAACCAGAAAACTACGATCATTCAGACGGAGGGTATTACAGCATGGTTGGTGCTTTAGCCAAAAGTGTAAATGTACCTACTGTTGCAACGTATTTTGATGTTGGTGCTGATAAATTACAAGAAACAGCCAATGCCTTAGGTTTAGAAAAAGAGTTGAAAAGAGTCCCTTCTACAGCTTTAGGAACAACAAATTATTCTTTACAAAACATTGTTCATGCTTATATTCCTTTTGCTACTAGAGGTAACAAAATAGAACCTTATTATATTACTGCAATTAAAGATGCCAAAGGAAATATTATCTACAAACACAAAGCAAACAAAGAAAAGAAAGAGCCTGTTTTAGATGTAAAAACAATGGAAACCATGCAACTTTTGTTAAAAGGCGTTGTTGATAAAGGTACCGCCGTGAGATTAAAATCTCAATATGGAGCAAAAGGAGATTGGGCAGGAAAAACAGGAACATCACAAGATTATAGTGACTCTTGGTTTATTGGCTTTAATTCTGATATTATTATTGGTTCGTGGGTAGGATGCAAATATCCTAGCATACATTTACCTTCTAAAATTGGTGGAGGTTCCGTAGCAGCATTGCCAATTGTTGGTGGTATTATTTCTAAAAAATATGATGATAACAAAATCAACCAACAGTTATCATCAGGTTTTCCTGAATTTGATGAAGATGTTTTAAGTAGTTGTGATTGTGAATTTTTTAGAGAAGAAAATACTCTTGAAAAAATATTTGACATCTTTGATAAAAAGAAAAAAAGAAAAGGTAGCTTCTTTAGCAGACTCTTTGGAATTGGAAAAAAAGAAGATAAAGATAGCATTGAATAA